Proteins encoded together in one Ipomoea triloba cultivar NCNSP0323 chromosome 4, ASM357664v1 window:
- the LOC116016663 gene encoding plant UBX domain-containing protein 11: MEQSLSSLAFKGSIGEAITEAKQQKKLFVVYISGDNKESNHLETSTWLDSQVAGSLSKYCILLHIVEGSSDAMNFSALYPQKAAPCITVIGYNGIQLWQHEGFVAADVLASSLEKAWLSLHIQETLLTAALASKPELSPGTLNSASPEQGSSSRENVPPPPSSDIEAEAVVPGPYMDSQPKVKEAESLEARPSMDSQTKVKEAESLEARPSMDSQTKVKDMNSIPVDTVSHSLASTVQSGSGESNNSAVPVIAKVEKSFDAAEGTGNFKDGHPILIEGSHLSDQRPPPNNEVSNNGGSKATETEVEEVNVSESSSRTSTDVHLNIKLPDGSSLQVKLSVTDTLRAVKDHIDRNQSIGFSSYDLAVPYPRKVFSDQDLDKTLSELNLFNRQALIVVLHHKGSSSLRDQNILANNTGATSGNSEGYFSLVRRLVSYVNPFSYLGGGASSSDAVEDSQSGTLQYGSNPSLRNNVAGNGRPYGVNSSNDYSPGTSSSNVKNRKQPSSRFGSNIHTLKHDDDSQFRDGNAFWNGNSTQFGGGGNNDSK; this comes from the exons ATGGAGCAGTCTCTGTCATCTCTTGCATTCAAGGGGTCTATTGGTGAAGCAATTACTGAAGCCAAACAGCAGAAGAAACTTTTTGTAGTTTACATCTCAG GTGATAACAAAGAATCTAATCATTTGGAAACCTCTACATGGTTGGACTCACAA GTGGCAGGGTCTTTATCTAAGTATTGCATTTTGTTGCACATTGTGGAAGGAAGTAGTGATGCAATGAATTTCTCAGCATTGT ATCCACAGAAAGCTGCCCCATGTATAACTGTTATTGGATACAATGGCATACAACTATGGCAACATG AGGGCTTTGTCGCTGCAGACGTTCTAGCATCCAGCTTAGAAAAGGCATGGCTAAGTCTTCATATTCAG GAGACACTGTTGACTGCTGCACTTGCCTCTAAGCCTGAATTATCTCCTGGAACTTTGAATTCTGCCTCACCTGAGCAGGGCAGTTCATCGAGGGAAAATGTTCCACCACCACCTTCATCAGACATAGAAGCAGAGGCTGTTGTGCCTGGACCATATATGGACTCTCAGCCCAAAGTGAAGGAAGCAGAGTCTCTTGAGGCTAGACCATCTATGGACTCACAGACCAAAGTGAAGGAAGCAGAGTCTCTTGAGGCTAGACCATCTATGGACTCTCAGACCAAAGTGAAG GACATGAATTCCATTCCAGTTGACACAGTATCTCATAGTTTAGCTTCTACTGTTCAATCTGGAAGTGGTGAAAGTAACAACTCTGCGGTCCCTGTGATTGCAAAAGTGGAAAAATCATTTGATGCTGCAGAAGGAACTGGCAATTTTAAAGATGGGCACCCTATCTTAATAGAGGGGTCACATTTATCTGACCAACGCCCACCACCAAATAATGAAGTTTCCAATAATGGTGGCAGTAAAGCAACTGAAACTGAAGTGGAGGAAGTTAATGTGTCAGAATCTTCTTCCAGAACATCAACAGACGTTCATTTAAACATCAAACTGCCTGATGGTTCCAGTTTACAGGTGAAGCTGTCAGTGACGGACACTTTGAGAGCAGTCAAAGACCATATTGATAGAAACCAATCCATCGGCTTTTCTTCTTATGATCTTGCAGTTCCTTATCCACGCAAGGTCTTTAGTGATCAAG ATTTGGATAAAACATTATCAGAGTTGAATCTCTTCAATCGACAAGCACTGATTGTGGTTCTTCATCACAAAGGAAGTTCTTCATTGCGTGACCAGAATATTTTGGCCAACAATACTGGTGCCACAAGTGGTAATAGCGAAGGATATTTTTCTCTTGTTAGACGACTCGTCTCTTATGTGAATCCTTTTTCCTATCTTGGTGGGGGTGCTAGCTCATCTGATGCTGTAGAGGATTCTCAAAGCGGCACATTGCAATATG GTTCAAATCCTTCACTCCGGAATAATGTTGCTGGAAATGGTAGACCCTATGGTGTGAATTCATCCAACGATTATTCTCCTGGTACCAGTAGCAGCAATGTTAAGAACAGAAAGCAGCCTTCATCTCGCTTTGGGAGCAATATCCATACGCTGAAACACGATGATGATAGTCAGTTTAGAGATGGGAATGCATTCTGGAATGGAAATTCTACACAgtttggtggtggtggtaacaATGACAGTAAATGA
- the LOC116016740 gene encoding chitinase-like protein 1 gives MEGSLKFVALMMVMVVTAAVAVNGDGEVSKTPPTVVKKVKGTKMCAKGWECNKLSKFCCNLTITDIFDTYQFENLFAKRNSPIAHAVGFWDYRSFILASADFQPLGFATTGGKKMQMKELSAFLGHVGSKTSCGYGVATGGPLAWGLCYNKEMSPSQDYCDDFYKLTYPCAPGAQYYGRGALPLYWNFNYGAAGEGLKVDLLNHPEYVEQNATIAFQAAMWRWMTPMKKGQPSAHDAFVGNWKPTKNDTLEHRVPGFGTTMNILYGDLVCGQGDVDSMNNIISHYQYYLDLLGVGREEAGPHDVLTCAEQKPFNPSSTSSSSS, from the exons atggaGGGTTCTTTGAAATTTGTGGCATTGATGATGGTAATGGTGGTGACGGCTGCTGTGGCGGTGAATGGAGACGGAGAGGTGTCGAAGACGCCGCCGACAGTGGTGAAGAAGGTGAAGGGTACGAAGATGTGTGCCAAAGGGTGGGAGTGTAATAAGCTCTCCAAGTTCTGCTGTAATTTGACCATTACCGACATTTTCGATACCTACCAGTTTGAGAATCTGTTCGCCAAGAGGAATTCCCCCATCGCTCACGCCGTTGGGTTCTGGGATTACCGCTCGTTTATCCTCGCCTCCGCCGACTTCCAGCCACTAGGATTCGCCACCACCGGCGGCAAGAAGATGCAGATGAAGGAGCTCTCCGCTTTCCTTGGCCATGTCGGCAGCAAAACTTCAT GTGGTTATGGTGTGGCTACTGGTGGACCGTTGGCTTGGGGTCTGTGTTATAACAAGGAGATGAGTCCTAGCCAAGACTACTGTGATGATTTCTACAAGCTGACCTACCCTTGTGCCCCGGGAGCTCAGTATTATGGTCGCGGTGCCTTGCCCCTCTACTG GAACTTCAATTATGGAGCTGCAGGTGAAGGCCTCAAGGTCGATCTCTTGAACCACCCCGAATACGTCGAACAAAATGCCACCATTGCTTTCCAGGCTGCAATGTGGCGGTGGATGACCCCGATGAAGAAGGGGCAGCCTTCGGCTCACGATGCTTTCGTCGGTAATTGGAAGCCCACCAAGAACGACACTCTAGAACATAGAGTTCCCGGCTTCGGTACCACCATGAACATACTCTACGGTGATCTCGTGTGCGGTCAAGGCGACGTGGACTCCATGAACAACATCATCTCCCATTACCAGTACTACCTCGACTTACTTGGTGTTGGCCGCGAGGAAGCTGGGCCCCACGATGTTCTGACCTGTGCAGAACAAAAACCCTTCAACCCATCCTCgacttcttcctcttcctcttga